One window of Trifolium pratense cultivar HEN17-A07 linkage group LG5, ARS_RC_1.1, whole genome shotgun sequence genomic DNA carries:
- the LOC123883764 gene encoding uncharacterized protein LOC123883764 yields the protein MFKFNSWRHKTLIYYLKGLTLQSPNPNPFFQHYPLPFSLHFSTTTSDDSTSFAASYLINNLGFSTQSASKLCSTYNFTFKTAQNPDSVLHVFRNHGFSDSQLRHMIAKLPELLSCNPSKRVLPKFQFFLSKGASKSDIVNLISQNPRILSPSLNNHIVPTYELVYRFLKSHKETIARVILNSAFHGDYHVPSNIKLLIENGVSESNIARLLRSWPLALRTRYNMVKLVEELKDLGFNPSKTTFSIAVVAKTYASETRWKEKVDAFKKWGWSDEDVVNAFKKQPYCMLVSIDKINLLMNFWVEQLGWDPLVLAKGPSLFLLSLEKRIIPRAQVVQFLLKKGLREKNASLTSPFIDSNKLFLDRYIKRYKEESSYLLKLYEEKFTLEDKTEMS from the coding sequence ATGTTCAAGTTCAATTCATGGCGCCATAAAACCCTAATCTATTATCTCAAGGGATTAACATTACAATCCCCAAACCCTAACCCTTTTTTCCAACATTACCCATTACCATTTTCTCTGCATTTCTCCACCACTACTTCCGATGATTCAACCTCATTTGCAGCCTCCTACCTCATCAACAATCTTGGGTTTTCCACACAATCTGCTTCCAAACTCTGTTCCACTTACAATTTTACTTTCAAGACTGCCCAAAACCCTGATTCTGTTCTCCACGTCTTTAGAAACCATGGTTTCTCAGATTCCCAACTTCGCCATATGATTGCCAAGTTACCAGAACTACTTTCCTGCAACCCCTCCAAAAGGGTGTTgccaaagtttcaattttttctctccAAAGGTGCATCTAAGTCTGACATTGTTAACCTTATCAGTCAGAACCCTAGAATCTTATCTCCAAGCCTGAACAATCATATAGTTCCAACCTATGAATTGGTTTATAGATTCTTGAAATCTCATAAGGAGACTATTGCTCGTGTAATTCTTAATTCAGCTTTTCATGGAGACTATCATGTCCCTTCTAACATCAAATTGCTTATTGAGAACGGAGTGTCTGAGTCAAACATTGCAAGATTGCTTCGGAGCTGGCCCCTGGCATTGCGGACACGATACAACATGGTGAAGTTGGTGGAGGAATTAAAGGATTTAGGGTTTAATCCTTCAAAAACAACTTTCTCAATAGCAGTGGTTGCCAAAACATATGCAAGCGAAACCCGGTGGAAAGAGAAAGTAGATGCTTTTAAGAAATGGGGTTGGTCTGATGAAGATGTTGTGAATGCATTTAAAAAGCAGCCTTACTGTATGTTAGTAtcaattgataaaattaatttattgatgAATTTTTGGGTCGAACAGTTGGGTTGGGATCCTCTTGTCCTCGCCAAAGGACCGTCACTTTTTTTGTTAAGCTTGGAAAAAAGGATCATTCCTAGGGCCCAAGTAGTGCAATTTCTGCTGAAGAAAGGTCTGCGAGAAAAGAATGCAAGCTTAACTTCTCCATTTATAGACAGCAATAAGTTGTTCCTTGATAGATATATCAAACGTTATAAGGAGGAGTCATCTTATCTATTAAAGCTTTATGAAGAAAAATTTACTCTTGAGGACAAAACTGAAATGTCATGA
- the LOC123886610 gene encoding uncharacterized protein LOC123886610, whose protein sequence is MSSTRSRVERLVQLVSEPERLLRRRNLENQLEIPLPDLVMAKAPQERPLRSYVIPSQEEPHNSIAAPAIEANNFELKPSLLSSVQQNQFSGNPTDDPNLHLSIFLQYADTVKANGVSPEAIRLRLFPFSLRDRARAWLQSLPSNSVTSWDELKKVFLARYFPPSKTAMLRSQINGFKQKDNESLFKAWERYKDMIRLCPYHGLENWLIIHTFYNGLLYNTRMTIDAAAGGALMDKPYNQAYQLIESMAQNHYQWGNERTTVEKLQTKDGMYEISNIDHINAKLDALTQKIESLTNAPKAIVAATIQNCELCGAQGHTIAECRLLTEAPTDQVNYTQGNSYNQNQRNHPYFSYNSNNALYAPGQAPTPSPPGFQKPAQNAPMKSNLELMMENFIAVQTQTNKEVLNQNIHTSEQIKQLTSRLDVLTTHNKMLETQIAQVAQQQASTSAPAGIFPGQPQPNPRGHVNAIILQSGTQYDGPADPKTKNPAMQPNSDKTTEKESEPKEKEDSGEETKEKEKPYVPPPPYKPPIPYPQRLVQSKNVGQFKKFVELLQKLNITIPFTEAITQMPSYSKFLKDILTNKKKIEEEETIMLTAECSSILQNNMPPKLKDPGSFFIPCVIGKYVIDRALCDLGASISLMPMPIYEKLKLGELRPTKMSIQFADRSVKYPLGILENVPVRIGQFFIPTDFIVMDIKEDSNTPIILGRPFLATVGAIIDVKKGKLTFEVGEEKVEFILTQFMNASAIEDSCYMLDVVKECRKEMEKDKTKNSEILKTPIPPTHKNGNDDLANCLKKSSCYRFDIAETNVDNTPFKRVPPDILKAHPKSNIFQNKTSLFASKKKKGKRKTPMRWFDMFKWKPKDVGHNFKNVSLEEAPY, encoded by the coding sequence ATGTCAAGCACTCGCTCTAGAGTCGAAAGATTGGTGCAACTAGTTAGCGAACCCGAACGTCTTTTAAGACGtagaaatttagaaaatcaaTTAGAGATTCCTCTTCCCGATTTAGTTATGGCTAAAGCCCCACAAGAACGACCACTAAGGTCCTACGTTATTCCTTCGCAAGAAGAACCGCATAATAGCATCGCTGCCCCCGCTATTGAAGCAAATAACTTTGAGCTTAAACCTTCATTGTTGTCATCCGtacaacaaaaccaattctccGGAAACCCCACGGACGACCCCAATTTACATTTGTCCATATTCTTGCAATACGCAGATACCGTGAAGGCAAATGGTGTCAGTCCCGAAGCTATAAGACTTCGTTTATTCCCTTTCTCGTTAAGAGATAGAGCCAGAGCTTGGCTCCAGTCCCTACCATCTAACTCAGTTACCTCATGGGATGAGTTAAAGAAAGTCTTTTTAGCCAGATATTTCCCACCCAGCAAAACTGCTATGTTAAGATCGCAAATTAATGGATTTAAGCAAAAAGACAACGAGTCTCTTTTCAAAGCATGGGAAAGATACAAAGACATGATTAGGCTATGCCCATATCATGGACTCGAAAATTGGCTAATTATCCACACCTTTTACAATGGTCTCTTGTATAATACAAGAATGACAATAGACGCCGCAGCTGGTGGCGCACTTATGGATAAACCATACAACCAAGCCTATCAGCTTATCGAGAGCATGGCTCAGAACCATTATCAGTGGGGAAACGAGAGAACAACAGTAGAGAAACTTCAAACGAAAGATGGAATGTACGAAATCAGCAACATAGACCACATCAACGCCAAGTTAGATGCCTTAACTCAAAAGATAGAGAGTCTAACCAACGCACCCAAAGCCATCGTGGCTGCAACAATACAAAATTGTGAGTTGTGCGGAGCTCAAGGTCATACTATCGCTGAATGTCGACTTCTAACCGAAGCTCCCACCGACCAAGTGAATTACACTCAAGGGAACTCTTACAACCAAAACCAGAGAAATCACCCGTACTTTTCGTACAATAGCAACAACGCTTTATATGCACCTGGCCAAGCACCTACTCCTTCGCCACCAGGATTCCAAAAACCTGCTCAAAATGCTCCTATGAAGTCAAACCTTGAATTGATGATGGAGAACTTCATTGCCGTACAAACTCAAACTAACAAGGAAGTCCTAAATCAAAACATACACACTAGTGAGCAAATTAAGCAATTAACAAGCAGGCTAGATGTCTTGACCACTCACAATAAGATGTTAGAGACACAAATTGCACAAGTGGCTCAACAACAAGCATCTACCTCTGCTCCTGCAGGCATATTTCCTGGCCAGCCTCAGCCAAACCCTAGGGGACATGTGAATGCTATTATATTACAAAGTGGGACACAATACGATGGACCAGCTGATCCTAAAACTAAAAATCCTGCCATGCAACCCAATTCCGATAAGACAACCGAGAAGGAGAGTGAACCAAAAGAAAAGGAGGATAGTggagaggaaaccaaagagaaagagaaacctTATGTTCCTCCCCCACCATATAAACCACCCATCCCGTATCCTCAAAGATTAGTACAATCCAAAAACGTAGGGCAGTTTAAGAAATTTGTAGAGCttctacaaaaactaaacatcacAATACCTTTTACGGAAGCTATCACACAAATGCCCTCGTACTCTAAGTTTCTTAAAGATATcttaactaataaaaaaaagatcGAGGAAGAAGAAACTATTATGCTTACTGCCGAGTGTAGCTCCATACTTCAAAATAATATGCCTCCTAAGCTAAAAGACCCAGGAAGTTTTTTCATACCATGTGTCATTGGAAAATATGTCATAGATAGAGCACTATGCGATTTAGGAGCCAGTATAAGCTTAATGCCTATGCCCATATATGAAAAACTTAAGTTAGGAGAATTGAGACCAACTAAAATGTCAATACAATTCGCTGACCGTTCTGTCAAATACCCCCTAGGTATACTAGAAAACGTGCCAGTACGTATAGGTCAATTCTTTATCCCAACTGATTTTATAGTCATGGACATTAAGGAAGATTCCAATACACCCATAATCTTAGGAAGGCCATTCTTAGCAACCGTCGGTGCCATAATAGATGTGAAAAAAGGAAAGCTCACCTTTGAAGTAggtgaagaaaaagttgaatttatctTAACACAATTCATGAACGCATCGGCCATTGAAGATAGTTGCTATATGTTAGACGTCGTCAAAGAATGTAGAAAAGAGATGGAGAAAGATAAAACCAAAAATTCTGAAATTCTAAAAACTCCCATCCCTCCGACTCATAAAAATGGTAATGACGACCTAGCTAATTGTTTAAAGAAAAGCTCTTGCTATAGATTCGACATAGCTGAAACAAATGTCGATAACACACCCTTTAAACGAGTACCTCCCGACATACTAAAAGCCCACCCAAAAAGTAATATCTTCCAAAATAAAACATCTTTGTTTGCctccaagaaaaagaaaggaaaaaggaAAACACCTATGAGATGGTTTGACATGTTCAAATGGAAACCTAAGGATGTTGGGCATAATTTTAAGAACGTGAGTTTGGAAGAGGCACCATACTAA
- the LOC123883766 gene encoding uncharacterized protein LOC123883766, whose product MFKFNSFCHKTLIYYLNGLTLLSPNPNPLLFSLHFCTNTSDSTSFAVSYLINNFGFSPKSAPKLCSTYNVRFKTAQKPDSVLNFFRNHGFSDTQLRHIIAKSPWLLSCNPSKRVLPKFQFLLSKGASTSDNVNIVSKNPAVLSASLENRIVPAYELVYRFLQSDKDTIALLKYNPTIFGTSYVVDNIKVLTESGVTDSNIARSLRTWIKLFYRTDLHELVEELKDLGFDPSRSIFTIALIAKTSITKTLWKEKVDVFKKWGWSNEDALKAFRKQPHCMLTSIDKINLVMSYWVNQLGWDALAIAKTPRVFGASLEKTIIPRASVVQYLLKKGLLNKEASLTSPFVVTEKIFLDMYINRFKEESSYLLKLYEEKLNLAQTTEETGMI is encoded by the coding sequence ATGTTCAAGTTCAATTCATTTTGCCACAAAACCCTAATCTATTATCTCAACGGATTAACATTACTATCCCCAAACCCTAACCCTCTTTTGTTTTCTCTTCATTTCTGCACCAACACTTCCGATTCAACCTCATTTGCAGTTTCCTAcctcatcaacaattttgggtTTTCTCCAAAATCTGCTCCCAAACTTTGCTCCACTTACAATGTTCGTTTCAAGACTGCTCAAAAACCTGATTCAGTTCTCAATTTCTTTAGAAACCATGGTTTCTCAGACACCCAATTACGTCATATCATTGCAAAATCACCATGGCTACTTTCCTGCAACCCCTCCAAAAGGGTGTTgccaaagtttcaatttttactcTCCAAAGGTGCTTCTACATCTGACAATGTTAACATTGTCAGTAAGAACCCTGCTGTCCTGTCTGCAAGCCTCGAGAATCGTATAGTCCCAGCCTATGAATTGGTTTATAGATTTTTGCAATCAGACAAGGACACTATTGCTTTGTTGAAGTACAATCCAACTATCTTTGGAACAAGTTATGTGGTAGATAACATCAAAGTGCTTACTGAGAGTGGAGTAACTGACTCAAATATTGCAAGATCGCTTCGGACCTGGATTAAGTTATTCTACAGGACGGACTTGCATGAGTTGGTGGAGGAATTGAAGGATTTGGGGTTTGATCCTTCGCGGTCAATTTTCACAATAGCATTGATCGCCAAAACATCAATAACCAAAACGTTGTGGAAAGAAAAAGTTGATGTTTTTAAGAAATGGGGTTGGTCTAATGAAGATGCTCTTAAAGCATTTAGAAAGCAACCTCATTGTATGTTAACATCcattgataaaattaatttagtgATGAGCTATTGGGTCAATCAGTTGGGTTGGGATGCTCTTGCCATTGCCAAAACGCCAAGGGTTTTTGGGGCCAGTCTGGAAAAAACGATCATACCAAGAGCCTCGGTTGTGCAATATCTTTTGAAGAAAGGTTTGCTAAATAAAGAAGCAAGTTTAACTTCTCCATTTGTAGTCACGGAGAAGATTTTCCTTGACATGTATATAAATCGTTTTAAGGAGGAGTCTTCGTATCTATTAAAGCTCTATGAAGAAAAACTGAATCTTGCACAAACCACGGAAGAAACTGGCATGATATGA
- the LOC123883769 gene encoding uncharacterized protein LOC123883769: MFKFNSWRHKTLIYYLKELTLQSPHPNPLLFSLHFCTNTSDSTSFAASYLINNFGFSPKSAPKLCSTYNVRFKTAQKPDSVLNFFRNHGFSDTQLRNIIAKSPWLLSCNPSKRVLPKFEFFLSKGASNSDIVNLVSKYPMVLSPSLENHIVPTYELLYKFLKSDKDVIACAFGNPTLLTHHFAPHNIRVMIENGVTDLNITRVIRRQSSILCRSDILMEVEELKGLGFNLSQSFFSEALIAKRKITKTRWEEKVDAIKKWGWSDADVLEAFKKQPHIMLTSIDKINSVMSFWVNQLGWDARAIVKLPRVFGSCLERRIIPRAAVLQYILKKGLLNKKASLTTPFVVSDKLFLERYINRYKVQSSYLLKLYEEKLNLAHARDETDTMS, from the coding sequence AtgttcaaattcaattcatggCGCCACAAAACCCTAATCTATTATCTTAAGGAATTAACATTACAATCCCCACACCCTAACCCTCTTTTGTTTTCTCTTCATTTCTGCACCAACACTTCCGATTCAACCTCATTTGCTGCTTCCTAtctcatcaacaattttgggtTTTCCCCAAAATCTGCTCCCAAACTTTGCTCCACTTACAATGTTCGTTTCAAAACTGCTCAAAAACCTGATTCAGTTCTCAATTTCTTTAGAAACCATGGTTTCTCAGACACCCAATTACGTAATATCATTGCAAAATCACCATGGCTACTTTCCTGCAATCCCTCCAAAAGGGTTTTgccaaagtttgaatttttcctCTCCAAAGGTGCTTCTAACTCTGACATTGTTAACCTTGTCAGTAAGTACCCTATGGTCTTGTCTCCAAGCTTGGAGAATCATATAGTCCCAACCTATGAGTTGTTGTATAAATTCTTGAAATCTGACAAGGACGTTATTGCTTGTGCATTTGGCAATCCAACTTTACTTACTCACCATTTTGCGCCACATAACATTAGAGTGATGATTGAGAATGGAGTGACCGATTTAAACATTACAAGAGTGATTCGGAGACAAAGCAGCATACTATGCAGAAGTGACATTTTGATGGAGGTGGAGGAATTGAAGGGTTTGGGGTTTAATCTTTCACAATCATTTTTTTCTGAAGCACTGATtgccaaaagaaaaataaccaaAACCAGATGGGAAGAGAAAGTTGATGCCATTAAGAAATGGGGTTGGTCTGATGCAGATGTTTTAGAAGCATTTAAAAAGCAGCCTCATATTATGTTAACATCcattgataaaattaattcaGTGATGAGCTTTTGGGTCAATCAGTTAGGTTGGGATGCTAGGGCCATTGTCAAACTACCAAGGGTTTTTGGGTCCTGTCTAGAGAGAAGGATCATACCAAGGGCCGCAGTTCTGCAATATATTCTGAAAAAAGGTTTACTGAATAAGAAAGCAAGCTTAACTACTCCATTTGTAGTCAGCGATAAGTTGTTCCTTGAAAGGTATATAAACCGTTATAAGGTGCAGTCATCTTATCTATTAAAGCTTTATGAAGAAAAACTGAATCTTGCACATGCCAGGGACGAAACTGATACTATGTCATGA
- the LOC123886611 gene encoding uncharacterized protein LOC123886611, with amino-acid sequence MSNVKHHFKILNITEDNYITWNNNLTEYLACEGLDKILEGDNAGMQTADSQELAMKKSKVNQIIKHHLDDGLQTEYSNAKDPKILWDKLKARFGHQRKVMLPSLMDQWNKLRFQDYKSVVAYNSAMHQIIAQLEFCGVAITEEQKLEKTFSTFHASQVLLQQQYRMRGFTEYSDLVAALLVAEQNNEFLIKNHQTRPTGTITYPEINATTFNRGRGGHNRHKGRGGKLILMVEAEITVETTFVVEVVDEDM; translated from the coding sequence ATGTCAAACGTTAAACATCATTTCAAAATTCTAAACATAACCGAAGATAATTACATAACATGGAACAACAACTTAACTGAGTACCTTGCATGTGAGGGGCTCGATAAAATTCTAGAAGGAGATAATGCAGGGATGCAAACAGCTGACTCACAGGAATTAGCAATGAAAAAATCGAAAGTAAATCAGATAATTAAACACCACCTTGATGATGGATTACAAACAGAATATTCAAATGCCAAGGATCCCAAAATACTATGGGACAAACTTAAGGCAAGATTTGGACATCAGAGGAAAGTCATGTTACCCTCATTAATGGATCAGTGGAACAAATTAAGGTTCCAAGATTATAAAAGTGTTGTTGCATATAACTCTGCTATGCACCAAATTATTGCACAATTAGAATTTTGCGGCGTGGCTATAACTGAAGAACAGAAATtggaaaaaacattttcaacttTCCATGCATCCCAAGTATTGTTGCAACAACAATATAGAATGAGGGGATTTACTGAGTATTCTGATTTGGTCGCAGCTCTTTTGGTGGCAGAACAAAACAATGAGTTCTTGATAAAAAACCACCAGACACGTCCCACAGGAACAATAACATACCCCGAAATAAATGCAACAACATTTAATCGTGGGCGTGGTGGCCATAATCGTCATAAAGGACGAGGGGGTAAACTCATTTTGATGGTCGAGGCAGAAATCACGGTTGAAACCACTTTCGTGGTCGAGGTCGTGGACGAGGATATGTGA